Part of the Arsenicicoccus sp. oral taxon 190 genome, CGCAGCTCCCGATCACCGACTGCGGCCGGTGGATGCGCGTCGACCTGGGCGACCCGGAGCTGCGGCTGGTCCTCGAAGCCGACTCCTTCGCCTGGCACGGCGACCGGCTCGCGCTCGACCGCGACTGCCGTCGCTATGACGTCCTGACCGTGTGCGGGTGGACGGTGCTGCGCTTCAGCTGGGAGCAGATCATGCACGAGCCGGCCTTCGTGCACTGGTGCCTCGCGCACGTCAGCCCCGGGAGCGCGGGAGAGCCCGTGCCGCGCCCACCTCGCGCGCCGGCGCGCAGCGCCCCGAGCGACACGTGGGCCTGACCGAGCGTGCGTATGCCGCCAGGGCCGCCACTCGGCCGCCGCCAGGCTGCGCCGGGCTGCGGCGCGCGGGTGTGCGGGGGGCGGCGGGCTCCGGCATACTGACCGGTAACCGACGCGAAGGAGCGACGCGATGAAGCTGGGCCTGGGACTGGGCTACTGGGGAGCCGGCCGACCCGACGGGGTCGAGGAGGCCGTGCAGGCCGCCGAGGAGAGCGGGTTCTCGAGCGTGTGGACCTCCGAGGCCTACGGGTCCGACGCCCTCACGCCGCTCGCGTGGCTGGGCGCGCGCACGACGCGGCTCACCCTCGGCACGGCGGTGTGCCAGATGAGCGCCCGCACCCCCGCCGCGACCGCGATGGCCGCGATGACGATGGATCACCTGAGCGGCGGCCGGTTCGCGCTCGGGATCGGCGCCAGCGGCCCGCAGGTCGTCGAGGGGTGGTACGGCCAGCCCTACCGCCAGCCGCTCGCCCGCACCCGCGAGTACGTCGACATCCTGCGCCAGGCCATGCGCCGCGACGTCGTCCACCACCAGGGCCGGCACTACCAGGTGCCGCTCGAGGGAGGCACGGGTCTCGGCAAGCCGCTCAAGTCCACGCTGCACCCGGTCCGCGACACCATCCCGATCCTGATCGCGGCCGAGGGCCCCAAGAACGTCGCCCTCACCGCCGAGATCGCCGACGGCTGGCTGCCGCTGTTCTACTCCCCTTACGAGGACTCCTTCTACCGCCGCTGCCTCGACGAGGGTTTCGCCGCGCGCGGTGAGCGCCCGACCGACTTCGAGGTCGCGCTGCCGGTGCAGATCGTGGTGGACGACGACGTCGAGAAGGCCGCCGACCGGCTGCGCCCGCACGTCGCGCTCTACGTCGGCGGGATGGGCGCCAAGGGCGCCAACTTCCACTACGAGGCCGTGGCGCGGCTCGGCTTCGAGGCGGAGTGCGCCCGCATCCAGGAGCTCTTCCTCGCCGGCCGCAAGGAGGAGGCGGTCGCGGCGGTCACCACCGAGATGATCTCGACGATCGCTCTCGTGGGCCCCGTCGCCAAGATCCGGGACGAGCTCGCCGCCTGGGAGGACTCCCTGGTCACGACCATGGTCGTCCACGGCGACGCCCGGGCGGTGCGCAAGATCGCGGAGCTGGTCCTCGGCTGACCGGGCGCGCAGGCCGTATGCCGCCGCGCTCCGCGCGGGGTCCCCACCTACGCCCTTCCGCCACGTCAAGTCCTATCTTGGGGGCATGCCCGCAGAGCGCCTGATGCCCAACGACGAGTCGCAGGACCTGATCGCCCTCACCCGCGAGATCTGCCAGGACCAGCTCGCCCCCCAGGTCGACGCGATGGAGGCGGCGCACGAGTTCCCGCGCGACGTCTTCCGTCTGCTCGGCCGGTCGGGGCTGCTGACGCTGGCCTACCCGGAGGAGCTCGGCGGTGGGGGCCAGCCCTATGAGGTCTACCTGCAGGTGGTCGAGGAGATCGCCTACGCGTGGATGTCGGTGGCGGTCGGGGTGAGCGTGCACTCCCTCACCTGCTTCCCGGTCGCGACCTTCGGCACCCCCGAGCAGCAGGAGCGGCTCCTCACGGGGATGCTCTCGGGCGACCAGCTCGGCGCCTACTGCCTGTCCGAGCCGCAGGCCGGCTCGGACGTCGCGTCGATGACGACGCGCGCATCCCGCGGGGACGACGGTGACTACGTCCTGCGCGGCACCAAGGCCTGGATCTCCCACGCCGGGCACGCCGACTTCTACACGACCTTCGCCCGCACGAGCGACGAGGGGTCCAAGGGGATCTCGTGCTTCGTCGTGCCGGGTGACGCGGCCAACCTGACCTTCGCCGAGCCCGAGAAGAAGATGGGGCTGCACTGCGACACCGTCGGGCAGGTCTACTTCGAGGGCGTCCCGGTCGCGGAGGGCCGCCGGGTGGGCGTGGAGGGCCAGGGCATGCCGATCGCCCTGGCGGCGCTGGACGGCGGCCGGCTCGGCATCGCGGCCTGCGCGACGGGCCTGGCCCAGGCGGCGCTGGACGTGGCGGTGCGCTACGCCAAGGAGCGGGTGCAGTTCGGCCGGACGATCGGCGAGTTCCAGGGCTTGGCCTTCCTGCTCGCCGACATGGAGGCCAAGGTGCAGCAGGCCCGCGCGACCTACCTCCTGGCGGCGCGGATGAAGGACGCGGGACGCAACGTCGGCAAGCAGGCGTCCGTGGCCAAGCTGACGGCGACCGACGCCGCCATGCAGGTCACCACCGACGCCGTGCAGGTGCTCGGCGGCGCCGGCTACACGACGGACTTCCCGGTCGAGCGCTACCTGCGCGAGGCCAAGGTGACCCAGATCTTCGAGGGCACCAACCAGATCCAGCGCCTGGTCATCTCCCGGGCGCTGCTGCGCGGCTGACCCCGCCGCTCCCCACCTCGAGCCCACACGGACAGGACAACTCGTGAAGATCACCGCCCAGACCGTCGCCCTCGTCACCGGTGGCGGCTCCGGCCTCGGCGAGGCCACCACCCGCGCCCTGCACGCCGCCGGCGCCGCCGTCGTCATCGTCGACCTGCCGGGCTCGCGCGGCGAGCAGGTCGCGGCGGAGCTCGGCGACCGGGTGCGCTTCAGCCCGGCGGACGTCCGGGACGAGGCGCAGGTCCAGGCGGCCGTCGACGCCGCCGCCGAGCTCGGCGAGCTGCGGGTCGCGGTCTCCTGCGCGGGTGTCGCCACGCCCGGCCGGGTCGTCGGCCGCAGCGGCCCGCTCCCCCTCTCGACCTTCCAGACCGTCGTGGACATCAACCTCGTCGGCACCTTCAACGTCCTGCGCCTCGCCGCCGCGGCCATGATGGGCAACGAGCCCGTCGACGGCGACCGCGGGGTCATCGTCAACACCGCCTCCATCGCGGCCTTCGACGGCCAGGTGGGGCAGGCGGCGTATGCCGCCTCCAAGGGCGGCATCGTCGGGCTGACGCTCTCCGCCGCGCGCGACCTGGCGGACAAGGCGATCCGGGTGATGACGATCGCGCCGGGCACCATGGAGACCCCGATGATGGCGGGCATGCCCGAGGAGACCAAGGCCTCCCTCGGCGCCATGGTGCCGCACCCCTCCCGGCTGGGCCGCCCGGAGGAGTACGCCTCGCTCGTGGAGCACGTCGTCGCCAACCCGATGCTCAACGGCGAGGTCATCCGGCTCGACGGCGCGCTGCGCATGCCGCCGCGCTGACGACCGCGCTGACGACCGCTGACCCGCACCAGATCCTGGACAGAGGGCACGCTCCGTGACGGAGCGTGCCCTCTGCGCCTTGAGTGACGTGTTGACCGATCGAGAAACATTGGGTGTCCGGAAGGTCTAGACAGGGGGCCCTCCGCAGGCCAGGATGATCGCCCATACGGCCCTTCCATCCCCAGGCCGTGCTCACTCACAGGTGTCATCGATGCGCCATCGGACTGTTCGTCGCCCTGCCCTCGTGTCCCTCGCGGCCGCGGCCGCCCTCGCGGGCGTCAGGGCGATCGCCCCCGCCGCCCAGGCCGGGACCCCCATCAACCCCATCGTCGGCGGCAGCCAGGCCCCGGAGGGCCGCTGGCCCATGGCCGTCAAGCTCAAGATGACCACCTCGGGCGGCACCTTCGGCTGCGGCGCCTCCCTGATCAGCCCGGACACCATCCTCACCGCGCAGCACTGCCTCGACGAGACCCCCGCGACGATGAAGGTCCAGGCCCTCATCGGCAAGGTCGACTACACCCAGGGCGAGTCCCGCGCGGTGGTCAGCTGGAAGACCGGCGGCGGCCCGCGCAACGGCGACTGGGCCGTCGGCAAGCTCGACCGCCCGTCCACCATCACGACCTTCGCCCCCATCACCGCGGACAGCTCGCTCGACCGCCCCCCGTGGTTCACCGCCATCGGGTGGGGCCGCCTGGTCGAGGGCGGCGCCAGCACGCAGTACCTCCAGCAGGTCGACCTGCCGCTGCACACCGGCAACGGCTGCCTGCCGTATGCCGACGCCGAGATCTGCGCCGGCGGCAACGGCACCGCCGGCAAGGACACCTGCAACGGCGACTCCGGCGGCCCGCTCTTCGCCAAGAACTCCTACGGCCGCGACGTGCAGGTCGGCATCACCTCCTGGGGCGTCGGCTGCGCCCGGGCCACCGACCCCGGCCACTACACCAAGATCTCGGCCTACCGCACCCAGATCCTCGCGGCCATCGACGCGGTCGGCGGGACCCAGCCCGGCGGCTCGACCCCCACCCCGACGCCGACGCCGACCCCGACCCCGACCCCGACGCCCACGCCGACCCCGGGCACCAACACGGTCGTCAACGGCGGCTTCGAGTCCGGCCAGACCGGGTGGACCGGCACCAGCGGCCCCATCACCAACAACTCCGGCCGCGCCGCCCACTCCGGCAGCTGGAAGCTCTGGCTCGGCGGCAACGGCTCCACCGCCAGCGAGTCCGAGCAGCAGAGCGTCACCGTCCCCACCAACGGCAAGCTCACCTTCTGGGTCGCCGTCGACACCGACGAGACCTCCAGCTACACCGCCTACGACAAGGCCACCGTCACCGTCAACGGCACCACCGTCGCGTCCTACAGCAACCTGACCACCACCAGCGGCTACGTCCAGAAGACCGTCGACCTGTCCAGCTACGCCGGGCAGACCGTCACCCTGAAGTTCGCCGCCACCGAGGACTCCTCGGCCCAGACGAGCTTCGTCTTCGACGACGTCGCCGTCCAGTAGCACCCCGGTCCACCCGGACCAGAGCACAACCGCACCACCAGCACCACAGCAGCACGGCCGGCCGTCCCACCCCGGGGCGGCCGGCCGTCGGCATACGAGATCTGTGTCGCATGCGTCGATCCCCGGGCCACCCCGCCCTCCGACCCGCCCGGACGGATCCCTAGGGTGGGAGGACCGATCCAGCTCCGCGCCTATCAGACGGGACCGCCGATGAGCACTCGCGTCGCCAACCCTGCCCTCCGCGCCAAGGTGATGTCGGCCGACGCCGCCGCGGCCCTGATCAACCACGGGGACAACGTCGGGATGAGCGGTTTCACCGGCGCGGGCTACCCCAAGGCCGTCCCCGCAGCCCTCGCCGCCCGCATGACCGAGGCCCACGCCCGTGGCGACGACTTCCGGGTCGGGGTGTGGACCGGCGCGTCGACCGCCCCCGAGCTCGACGGCGCCCTCGCCGAGGCCGACGGCGTCGAGCTGCGGCTGCCCTACCAGTCCGACCCGATCAGCCGCGCCAAGATCAACGCCGGCACGATGGAGTACATCGACGTCCACCTGTCCCACGTCGCCCAGATGACCTGGGAGGGCTTCCTCGGCAGGCTCGACGTCGCCCTCGTCGAGGTCGCCGCGGTCACCGAGGACGGCACCCTGCTCCCGTCGGCGTCGGTCGGCAACAACAAGACCTGGATCGACCAGGCGGACAAGGTGATCCTCGAGGTCAACTCCTGGCAGCGGCTCGAGCTCGAGGGCATGCACGACATCTACTACGGCACCGCCCTGCCACCGCACCGCAAGCCGGTGCCGATCGTCGACGCCGCGGACCGCATCGGCGAGACCCACTTCCGGTGCCCGGCGGACAAGATCATCGCCATCGTCGAGACCGACGCACCCGACCGCAACACCGCCTTCAAGGCGCTGGACGAGGACTCCAGGGCCATCGCGGGGCACCTCATGGACTTCCTGCAGCTCGAGGTCCGCGCCGGCCGTATGCCGGAGGGGCTGCTGCCCCTGCAGAGCGGCGTCGGCAACATCGCCAACGCGGTGCTCGCGGGCCTGTCCGAGTCGCCGTGGACGGGGCTGAAGGCCTACACCGAGGTGCTCCAGGACGGCATGCTCGACCTCATCGAGGACGGCACCATCGAGGTGGCCTCCGCGACGGCATTCTCGTTGTCCCCGCAGGGAGTTCAGCGGTTCAACGACAACATCGACTTCTTCCGCAGGCGGATCATCATGCGGCCGCAGGAGATCTCCAACCACCCCGAGGTCATCCGGCGGCTCGGCGTCATCGCGAGCAACGGCCTGATCGAGGCCGACATCTACGGCAACGTCAACTCGACGCACATCATGGGCTCGCGCATCCAGAACGGCATCGGCGGCTCCGGCGACTTCGCCCGCAACGCCTACCTGTCCACGTTCGTGACGCCGTCGACCGCCAAGGGCGGCGCGCTGTCGTGCATCGTCCCCATGGTCACCCACGTCGACCACACCGAGCACGACGTGCAGGTGCTGATCACCGAGCAGGGCCTGGCCGACCTGCGCGGCTGCTCGCCACGCAAGCGCGCGCAGCGGATCATCGACCACTGCGCGCACCCGGACTTCAGGCCGATGCTGCAGGACTACTTCGACCGGGCGCAGCGCGGCGCGTGGGGCCTGCAGACGCCGCACCTGCTGGCCGAGGCCTTCTCCTGGCACGAGAGGTTCATGCAGACGGGGACGATGCGACCGGCGTGATCGGGCGCGCCCGACGGCCGTCTCACCTGCGGGTGGGGCGGCCGTCGTCATACGGCTTAGACTGCGAGCGTCCTCGCGGGAGCCCGGAGCACCGGGCTGAGAGGAGACCTGTCGCCGGTCTCGACCGCCGCACCGGCCCGGTCATGCGGGCCCGGGAGAAAGGTGGCCCCGATGCCCGGCCCCCACGTGATCGTCCTCGGCGGCGGTGTCGTCGGGCTGGCCTGCGCCTGGGAGCTCGCCCGCCGCGGCAGCACGGTGGAGCTGTGGGACCCCACCCCGGGCCAGGGCGCCTCCCACGCGGCGGGGGGCATGCTGGCCCCGGTGTCCGAGGCGTCCTACGACGAGCAGGAGCTGCTCGGGCTGCTGCTCGACTCCCACCGGCTCTGGCCGGACTTCGCGGCGCGGCTGGGGTCGGCCTCGGGCATCGACCCCGAGCTGCAGCAGACCGGCGCCCTGCACGTGGGCCTGGACCTCGACGACGCCCGGCAGGTATGGCGCGCCGCCGAGCTGCTCGACCGCTACGACCTGCCCTACTCGCGGCTGTCGACGCGGGAGCTGCGTCGGCTGTCGCCCGCCCTGGCGCCCGGCGCCCGCACCGCGCTGCTCGTCGAGAGCGACCTGTCCGTCGACAACCGCCTGGTGGTGCAGGGTCTGCTGACGGCCTGCCTGCGCGCGGGGGTCTCGTTGGTGCCGCGGCGGGGCGCCCCACTGGTCGTCGACGGCCGGGTCGTGGGCGTCGGTGCCAGCGACCACGGCAACCCGCAGGAGTCCCGCGGCGACGCGGTGGTCCTCGCGGCCGGCCACGAGAGCGCCCGCGTGCCGGGCGTCGCGGACCTGCTCACCCTCCCGATCCGGCCGGTCAAGGGCCAGATCCTGCGGCTGGCCGGCGCCCAGGGCCTGCTCGGCCACACCGTGCGGGGCACGGTGCACGGCGACCACGTCTACCTGATCCCCCGCAGCACCGGGGAGCTCGTGGTGGGGGCCACCTCCGAGGAGCTCGACGACACCCACGTCACCGGGCGCGGCCTGCTGGACCTGCTGCGGGCCGCCACCGCGCTGCTGCCCGAGGTGGGCGAGCTGCGGCTGCTGGACGCCGTCGCGCGGCTGCGGCCCGGCACCCCGGACAACGCCCCCCTGCTCGGGCTCGCGACGACCCCCGGCCTCGTGGTGGCTACCGGCCACTTCCGTCACGGCATGCTGCTGACTCCCGTCACCGCGCAGGTCGTGGCCGAGCTGGTGCTGGACGGCGCCACGTCGGTGGCGGCCGCCCGTCCGTTCACGCCCGACCGGTTCACCGGCACCCTGTCCCGAACCCCATCCCCCACCCCGACCCCGACCCCCACCCCGACCAGCAGGAGCACCCCATGAAGATCGTCGTCAACGGCGACACCCGCGACGTCCCGGACGCCTGCGACGTCGCGGCGCTCGTCGAGCACCTCGGGCTGGTCCCGCAGGGCATCGCGGTGGCCGTGGACGAGCACGTCGTCCCCCGCACCGCCTGGACCGGGCGGACCCTCGTGGACGGGGACCGCGTCGAGATCGTCACCGCCATGCAGGGAGGCTGATCCACCATGACCGACACCGCAGCCCAGATCGCCCCCGCCACCGAGGTCCCCGGCGACGACCGGCTCGTCCTCGGCGACCTCGAGCTGGAGTCCCGCCTCTTCCTCGGCACCGGAGGCGCCCGGCGCATCCAGGACCTCGAGCAGGCCGTGCTGGCCGCCCGCCCGAGCCTCGTGACCGTGGCGATGCGGCGGGTGTCGCTCGGCGGCCACGACGACACGCTCGGCCTGCTGCGTCGCCTCGACTGCCGCCTGCTGCCCAACACGGCCGGGTGCTACACGGCGCGCGAGGCCGTCCTGACCGCGCGCCTGGCCCGGGAGGCCCTCGGCACCGACCTCATCAAGGTCGAGGTCATCGCCGACGACCGCACCCTGCTGCCCGACGCCGTCGAGCTGCTCGACGCCTGCGAGCAGCTCGTCGACGACGGGTTCACGGTCCTGCCCTACACGACCGACGACCCGGTGGTAGCCCGCCGGCTCGCCGACCTCGGGTGCGCCGCCGTCATGCCGCTCGGCTCGCCGATCGGCTCCGGCCTCGGCATCCGCAACCCCCACAACATCGAGCTGATCCGCGAATCCGTATCCGTGCCAGTCGTGCTCGACGCCGGCATCGGCACCGCCTCGGACGCCGCGCTGGCCATGGAGCTCGGCTGCGACGCCGTGCTGGTGGCGTCCGCGGTCACCCGCGCCGAGCACCCGGCGGCGATGGCCGCGGCGATCCGGCACGCCACGATCGCCGGGCGGCTCGCCTGGTCGGCGGGGCGGATCCCGGTGCGGCGGCACGCGCTGGCCTCCTCGCCGATGGAGGGGCGCATCGACTGATGGCGCCCCGGCTGCTCGTGCTGACCGACCGGTCCCAGCTGCCGCCCGGCCGGTCGCTGGTCGAGCAGGTCTCGCGGTGCGTCGACGCCGACGCGCGCTGGGTGCTGCTGCGCGAGCGCGCCTTGCCCACCCCCGAGCGCACCCGCCTGGCGAGCGAGCTCGCGCGGCTGCTGCACCCCGTCGGCGGCCGCCTCCTGGTCGCCGCCCCGGACCTCGGGCCAGGGGCGGACGGCCTCCACCTGCGCGCGACCGACCCGCCCTGGACCGGCCGTCCGCTGGTCGTGGGCCGCTCCGTGCACGACGAGGCCGAGCTGCGGGCGGCGGTGGCGCAGGGGTGCGACTACGTCACGCTGTCGCCGTATGCCGCGACCGCCTCCAAGCCCGGCTACGGCCCCGCGCTCGGACCTGCCGGCCTCCGTCGGGTCCTCGATGCCGCGCCACCGGACGGGACGAGAGTCCTTGCGCTCGGCGGCATCTCGCCGCGCAACGCCGCCGAGGCGGTAGCGGCCGGCGCCCACGGCGTGGCGGTCATGGGCGAGGTGATGCGTGCC contains:
- a CDS encoding LLM class F420-dependent oxidoreductase, coding for MKLGLGLGYWGAGRPDGVEEAVQAAEESGFSSVWTSEAYGSDALTPLAWLGARTTRLTLGTAVCQMSARTPAATAMAAMTMDHLSGGRFALGIGASGPQVVEGWYGQPYRQPLARTREYVDILRQAMRRDVVHHQGRHYQVPLEGGTGLGKPLKSTLHPVRDTIPILIAAEGPKNVALTAEIADGWLPLFYSPYEDSFYRRCLDEGFAARGERPTDFEVALPVQIVVDDDVEKAADRLRPHVALYVGGMGAKGANFHYEAVARLGFEAECARIQELFLAGRKEEAVAAVTTEMISTIALVGPVAKIRDELAAWEDSLVTTMVVHGDARAVRKIAELVLG
- a CDS encoding acyl-CoA dehydrogenase family protein; translated protein: MPAERLMPNDESQDLIALTREICQDQLAPQVDAMEAAHEFPRDVFRLLGRSGLLTLAYPEELGGGGQPYEVYLQVVEEIAYAWMSVAVGVSVHSLTCFPVATFGTPEQQERLLTGMLSGDQLGAYCLSEPQAGSDVASMTTRASRGDDGDYVLRGTKAWISHAGHADFYTTFARTSDEGSKGISCFVVPGDAANLTFAEPEKKMGLHCDTVGQVYFEGVPVAEGRRVGVEGQGMPIALAALDGGRLGIAACATGLAQAALDVAVRYAKERVQFGRTIGEFQGLAFLLADMEAKVQQARATYLLAARMKDAGRNVGKQASVAKLTATDAAMQVTTDAVQVLGGAGYTTDFPVERYLREAKVTQIFEGTNQIQRLVISRALLRG
- a CDS encoding SDR family NAD(P)-dependent oxidoreductase, which gives rise to MKITAQTVALVTGGGSGLGEATTRALHAAGAAVVIVDLPGSRGEQVAAELGDRVRFSPADVRDEAQVQAAVDAAAELGELRVAVSCAGVATPGRVVGRSGPLPLSTFQTVVDINLVGTFNVLRLAAAAMMGNEPVDGDRGVIVNTASIAAFDGQVGQAAYAASKGGIVGLTLSAARDLADKAIRVMTIAPGTMETPMMAGMPEETKASLGAMVPHPSRLGRPEEYASLVEHVVANPMLNGEVIRLDGALRMPPR
- a CDS encoding trypsin-like serine protease; amino-acid sequence: MRHRTVRRPALVSLAAAAALAGVRAIAPAAQAGTPINPIVGGSQAPEGRWPMAVKLKMTTSGGTFGCGASLISPDTILTAQHCLDETPATMKVQALIGKVDYTQGESRAVVSWKTGGGPRNGDWAVGKLDRPSTITTFAPITADSSLDRPPWFTAIGWGRLVEGGASTQYLQQVDLPLHTGNGCLPYADAEICAGGNGTAGKDTCNGDSGGPLFAKNSYGRDVQVGITSWGVGCARATDPGHYTKISAYRTQILAAIDAVGGTQPGGSTPTPTPTPTPTPTPTPTPTPGTNTVVNGGFESGQTGWTGTSGPITNNSGRAAHSGSWKLWLGGNGSTASESEQQSVTVPTNGKLTFWVAVDTDETSSYTAYDKATVTVNGTTVASYSNLTTTSGYVQKTVDLSSYAGQTVTLKFAATEDSSAQTSFVFDDVAVQ
- a CDS encoding acetyl-CoA hydrolase/transferase family protein produces the protein MSTRVANPALRAKVMSADAAAALINHGDNVGMSGFTGAGYPKAVPAALAARMTEAHARGDDFRVGVWTGASTAPELDGALAEADGVELRLPYQSDPISRAKINAGTMEYIDVHLSHVAQMTWEGFLGRLDVALVEVAAVTEDGTLLPSASVGNNKTWIDQADKVILEVNSWQRLELEGMHDIYYGTALPPHRKPVPIVDAADRIGETHFRCPADKIIAIVETDAPDRNTAFKALDEDSRAIAGHLMDFLQLEVRAGRMPEGLLPLQSGVGNIANAVLAGLSESPWTGLKAYTEVLQDGMLDLIEDGTIEVASATAFSLSPQGVQRFNDNIDFFRRRIIMRPQEISNHPEVIRRLGVIASNGLIEADIYGNVNSTHIMGSRIQNGIGGSGDFARNAYLSTFVTPSTAKGGALSCIVPMVTHVDHTEHDVQVLITEQGLADLRGCSPRKRAQRIIDHCAHPDFRPMLQDYFDRAQRGAWGLQTPHLLAEAFSWHERFMQTGTMRPA
- the thiO gene encoding glycine oxidase ThiO, whose amino-acid sequence is MPGPHVIVLGGGVVGLACAWELARRGSTVELWDPTPGQGASHAAGGMLAPVSEASYDEQELLGLLLDSHRLWPDFAARLGSASGIDPELQQTGALHVGLDLDDARQVWRAAELLDRYDLPYSRLSTRELRRLSPALAPGARTALLVESDLSVDNRLVVQGLLTACLRAGVSLVPRRGAPLVVDGRVVGVGASDHGNPQESRGDAVVLAAGHESARVPGVADLLTLPIRPVKGQILRLAGAQGLLGHTVRGTVHGDHVYLIPRSTGELVVGATSEELDDTHVTGRGLLDLLRAATALLPEVGELRLLDAVARLRPGTPDNAPLLGLATTPGLVVATGHFRHGMLLTPVTAQVVAELVLDGATSVAAARPFTPDRFTGTLSRTPSPTPTPTPTPTSRSTP
- the thiS gene encoding sulfur carrier protein ThiS, with protein sequence MKIVVNGDTRDVPDACDVAALVEHLGLVPQGIAVAVDEHVVPRTAWTGRTLVDGDRVEIVTAMQGG
- a CDS encoding thiazole synthase — translated: MTDTAAQIAPATEVPGDDRLVLGDLELESRLFLGTGGARRIQDLEQAVLAARPSLVTVAMRRVSLGGHDDTLGLLRRLDCRLLPNTAGCYTAREAVLTARLAREALGTDLIKVEVIADDRTLLPDAVELLDACEQLVDDGFTVLPYTTDDPVVARRLADLGCAAVMPLGSPIGSGLGIRNPHNIELIRESVSVPVVLDAGIGTASDAALAMELGCDAVLVASAVTRAEHPAAMAAAIRHATIAGRLAWSAGRIPVRRHALASSPMEGRID
- a CDS encoding thiamine phosphate synthase; this encodes MAPRLLVLTDRSQLPPGRSLVEQVSRCVDADARWVLLRERALPTPERTRLASELARLLHPVGGRLLVAAPDLGPGADGLHLRATDPPWTGRPLVVGRSVHDEAELRAAVAQGCDYVTLSPYAATASKPGYGPALGPAGLRRVLDAAPPDGTRVLALGGISPRNAAEAVAAGAHGVAVMGEVMRAGDPGSVIRDLLAALG